A window of the Microbacterium sp. AZCO genome harbors these coding sequences:
- the tmk gene encoding dTMP kinase: MTVPAAPTGRREGAGVFVTLEGGDGVGKTTQAALLEEWLTGLGRTVVRTREPGGTEVGVLVRDIVLHHRGDIAPRAEALLYAADRAHHIATVVRPALARDEVVIQDRYLDSSVAYQGEGRQLDAAEIRELSLWAAAGLLPDLTVLLDLDPRAARRRLDADDKPFDRLEAEREDFHVRVREHFLQIARDEPDRFLVLDAARPAEELAADIRARLEPLLATPRGAGSGVGTPD; the protein is encoded by the coding sequence GTGACGGTTCCGGCGGCCCCGACCGGCCGTCGCGAAGGCGCCGGCGTCTTCGTCACGCTCGAGGGCGGCGACGGGGTCGGGAAGACGACGCAGGCGGCGCTCCTCGAGGAGTGGCTCACGGGACTCGGCCGCACGGTCGTGCGCACGCGGGAGCCGGGCGGCACGGAGGTCGGCGTGCTCGTGCGCGACATCGTGCTGCACCACCGCGGCGATATCGCGCCGCGCGCCGAGGCGCTGCTCTACGCGGCCGATCGCGCCCACCACATCGCGACCGTCGTCCGGCCGGCGCTCGCGCGCGACGAGGTCGTCATCCAGGATCGCTACCTCGACTCCTCGGTCGCCTACCAGGGGGAGGGGCGGCAGCTCGACGCCGCCGAGATCCGCGAACTGTCGCTGTGGGCCGCCGCCGGGCTGCTCCCCGATCTGACGGTGCTGCTCGACCTCGACCCGCGCGCGGCGCGGCGCCGCCTCGACGCCGACGACAAGCCGTTCGACCGGCTCGAAGCGGAGCGGGAGGACTTCCACGTGCGCGTTCGCGAGCACTTCCTCCAGATCGCGCGCGACGAGCCCGACCGGTTCCTCGTGCTCGACGCAGCGCGCCCCGCCGAAGAGCTCGCCGCCGACATCCGTGCGCGGCTCGAGCCGCTGCTGGCGACCCCCAGGGGCGCCGGGAGCGGCGTCGGAACACCGGATTAG